A single Lactuca sativa cultivar Salinas chromosome 8, Lsat_Salinas_v11, whole genome shotgun sequence DNA region contains:
- the LOC111905861 gene encoding receptor-like protein EIX2: MKTLTRVAVSSSSICLWLLFASSSLYSSCFCNQNSHQIQCIATERSVLIQFKNNLVDRANRLSSWSGDDCCSWSGVVCDNSTHHVQELRLRGPDDGIHGHCHGTYDTDEELEEAKKLMLGGIISPSLIKLEQLRYLDLSCNDFGITPIPAFIGSLQNLRYLNISRSQFTREIPHQLGNLSDLLVLDLHDDPVLGNLQSASLKWIENLKRLQYLDMSGINLAEASDHWLQAINTPSLKEVHFSSCGLTQIPSEPTRVSFTSINVLDLSYNIFNGLLPGWVFSLHDLVSLDLTNGFIGGLNPGTRGGFDSTPSLTSLRVSGNTFVNSSSILNSLYSLSNLRILDVSNCNITEPILGNLQNLSFIVHLDLSNNQIGEVIPKSLSNLCNMTTLDLQSNNFSGDVTELLERFCECESPKLELFALRGNYVTGRLPEKLGRLKNLGSIDIAYNKLTGILPRSLGSLSLLKTLQLNINQLEGSIPDSVGDLSSLNFLDLSFNKLNGSLPQSIGKLGKLTFLTLHHNSLTGIVTENHFANLTALTTLWVGDNKLSFDLVNNWIPPFQLNVLRIGSCSLGPLFPSWVQSQTSLAELDLANANISDTMPNWISTSFSSVTYFNISHNNIMGKLGDVSFLTAAAILDLSSNHFHGELPRDFNKPDLGFLDLSYNNLSGSLDQFLCDGIQESRQLSVLNLANNNMSGGLPDCWMNWEYLVFLNLEKNKLSGKIPSSLGNITSLQSVDIRNNKLSGEIPMSLLNSKSLLIVELAENELTGRIPTSIGRDDTSLKILSLRSNKLEGEIPNELCHLSSIQILDLADNSLSGYLPKCFTNFSVISGKETSSPIVPYDVLFQNQVLGSASLVTKGRVFSYSTILYLVTTLDLSDNNFSGSIPDEVMELSGLRYLNLSHNKLTGRIPDRISEMAPLESLDLSVNHLDGRIPSSLSRLRALNSFNVSYNNLTGRIPTGSQFQTFNDESSFIGNALCGAPLAACQPNSDNDTNISKDGDDDDESDGIDWILVIFTTIGLIVGFWIMIGPLLVSKRWREAYYHFLDKMRIKLPDFILLVFPCLKMREPFHETRSSIDQDQRFDLSQYIFDERDGFKHHTSSYEASSSTQPPHQPDSL, translated from the exons ATGAAGACTCTCACACGTGTTgctgtttcttcttcttcaatttgCCTTTGGCTTCTCTTCGCTTCATCATCACTTTATTCCTCGTGTTTCTGTAATCAGAACTCACATCAAATACAATGTATTGCCACCGAACGATCCGTGCTTATCCAGTTCAAGAACAACCTCGTCGACCGTGCCAACCGCCTCTCTTCTTGGTCCGGCGACGACTGTTGCAGTTGGTCCGGTGTAGTCTGCGATAACTCCACCCACCACGTCCAGGAGCTTCGTCTCCGTGGACCTGACGATGGAATTCATGGCCATTGTCATGGAACATACGACACAGACGAAGAACTCGAAGAAGCAAAAAAACTAATGTTAGGAGGAATCATAAGTCCTTCTTTGATAAAGTTAGAACAACTCCGGTACCTTGACTTGAGTTGCAACGACTTTGGAATCACCCCGATTCCAGCATTCATCGGCTCTCTTCAAAATCTGAGATATCTTAACATCTCTAGGTCGCAATTTACGAGGGAAATTCCTCATCAACTCGGGAATCTATCTGACTTGCTTGTTCTAGATCTTCATGACGATCCTGTACTCGGTAATCTTCAATCAGCAAGTTTAAAATGGATAGAGAATTTGAAGCGCTTGCAGTACCTGGATATGAGTGGCATCAACCTCGCCGAAGCTTCAGATCACTGGCTTCAGGCGATCAACACTCCTTCTTTGAAAGAAGTGCACTTTTCTTCATGTGGCTTAACTCAAATTCCTAGTGAACCAACCAGAGTTAGTTTTACTTCCATTAACGTCTTAGATCTTTCGTATAACATCTTCAACGGTTTGTTGCCTGGGTGGGTTTTCAGTCTTCATGATTTAGTTTCTTTAGATCTTACCAATGGCTTTATTGGTGGTCTAAATCCCGGAACTCGTGGTGGTTTCGATAGCACGCCTTCTTTGACGAGTCTTCGTGTTTCCGGTAACACTTTTGTTAATTCTTCTTCCATACTAAACAGCTTGTATAGCTTAAGTAATCTCCGTATTCTTGATGTTAGTAACTGCAATATTACTGAACCCATTCTTGGCAACCTTCAAAACCTGTCTTTCATCGTTCATCTTGATTTATCAAACAATCAAATCGGTGAGGTGATACCCAAATCTTTAAGTAATCTTTGCAACATGACTACCCTTGATCTTCAGTCTAACAATTTTTCCGGAGATGTGACTGAGCTTCTTGAAAGATTTTGTGAATGTGAGTCGCCTAAACTGGAACTGTTTGCCTTGCGTGGCAATTATGTCACTGGTCGACTACCAGAAAAACTAGGAAGATTGAAGAATCTGGGCAGCATTGATATCGCATACAATAAGTTAACAGGAATTCTTCCACGTTCCTTAGGAAGTTTGTCGCTCTTGAAAACGTTACAGCTTAATATAAATCAACTCGAGGGTTCGATCCCAGATTCAGTTGGTGATCTATCATCATTGAATTTTTTGGATCTTTCGTTTAACAAATTGAATGGAAGTCTTCCTCAGAGTATTGGAAAACTTGGGAAACTTACTTTTCTAACACTTCATCACAATTCGTTAACAGGTATTGTGACGGAAAACCATTTCGCCAATCTAACAGCCTTGACAACTTTGTGGGTTGGGGATAATAAGTTATCGTTTGACCTGGTCAACAACTGGATTCCACCTTTCCAACTCAATGTGCTGCGAATCGGTTCTTGCAGTTTAGGCCCACTTTTTCCTTCGTGGGTTCAATCGCAAACAAGCTTGGCAGAGTTGGATTTAGCAAACGCAAACATATCAGACACCATGCCAAATTGGATCTCGACTAGCTTCTCTTCTGTAACGTACTTCAACATATCCCATAATAACATTATGGGAAAATTGGGAGATGTTAGTTTTCTTACAGCAGCAGCAATACTAGATCTAAGTTCCAACCATTTCCATGGCGAATTACCTCGTGATTTCAATAAACCTGACTTGGGTTTCCTAGATCTTTCATACAATAATCTTTCTGGGTCTCTAGATCAGTTCTTGTGTGATGGTATTCAAGAATCGCGACAGTTAAGTGTTCTTAATTTAGCGAACAATAACATGTCAGGTGGTCTCCCGGATTGTTGGATGAATTGGGAATATTTAGTATTCTTGAACCTAGAGAAAAACAAGTTATCTGGTAAAATCCCTTCATCTTTAGGAAACATAACTTCGTTGCAATCAGTAGACATACGAAATAACAAGTTGTCAGGTGAAATACCGATGTCTTTATTGAATTCCAAAAGCTTGTTGATTGTTGAGCTTGCTGAAAATGAACTCACGGGAAGAATACCGACATCAATTGGAAGAGATGATACAAGTTTAAAAATTCTTAGTCTTCGTTCCAACAAGTTAGAGGGTGAAATCCCGAATGAATTATGTCATCTCAGTTCTATACAAATCTTGGATCTTGCTGACAACAGTCTTTCTGGGTATCTCCCGAAATGCTTCACAAACTTCAGCGTCATTTCTGGAAAAGAAACCTCCAGTCCGATTGTTCCTTACGATGTTCTTTTCCAGAATCAAGTTCTTGGCAGTGCGTCATTGGTGACAAAGGGAAGAGTTTTTTCATATAGCACCATTCTTTATCTGGTGACAACATTAGACCTTTCAGATAACAATTTTTCTGGGTCGATTCCTGATGAAGTTATGGAACTTTCCGGCTTACGTTACCTGAATCTTTCACATAATAAGTTAACAGGGAGAATTCCTGATAGGATCAGTGAAATGGCGCCGCTTGAATCTTTAGATTTGTCTGTGAACCATCTTGATGGTAGAATTCCGTCGAGCTTGTCGCGGTTAAGAGCACTGAATTCATTCAATGTATCCTACAACAATCTTACAGGAAGAATCCCAACAGGCTCCCAGTTTCAAACCTTCAATGATGAATCAAGTTTCATTGGAAATGCACTTTGTGGAGCTCCTCTTGCAGCTTGTCAACCAAATAGTGACAACGATACCAATATATCTaaagatggtgatgatgatgatgaatctgATGGAATCGATTGGATCCTAGTGATATTTACAACCATTGGATTGATTGTTGGTTTTTGGATCATGATTGGTCCGTTGCTTGTCAGCAAACGATGGAGAGAAGCATATTATCATTTTCTAGACAAAATGAGGATCAAGCTTCCAGATTTCATTCTTCTAGTATTCCCCT gtttgaaAATGCGTGAGCCATTTCATGAAACTCGCAGCTCAATCGACCAAGACCAACGATTTGATTTATCCCAATACATCTTTGATGAGCGTGATG GTTTTAAACATCATACATCATCTTACGAAGCTAGCAGCTCGACTCAACCACCTCATCAACCTGATTCATTGTAA